A genomic segment from Desulfallas thermosapovorans DSM 6562 encodes:
- a CDS encoding glycosyltransferase, whose translation MFIAVIPAKNEAKSLGKVIANLPTRYLDCIIPVLNGCTDNSLEVLENLNCPLLAPLWFDEPLGIDVPRAVGAMEATRLGADGILFIDGDMAGASEEMLTRLVLAVQNQGLDLALTNCYPHNARYAIRPPAACLLKLREELNRHLQLFHLIGTATPSHGPHAVSGRLLRLANPTDFAIPPLLLARAARAGLAIGIAAETTHLHLGSPLRGAEHTRKITETIIGDCLSALRAKNDQIGHRMLDGRAYIGYHHERRWDLLKQG comes from the coding sequence ATGTTTATTGCTGTAATACCCGCAAAAAATGAAGCTAAAAGCCTGGGTAAAGTAATTGCCAATTTACCCACCCGTTACCTGGATTGCATTATCCCCGTACTCAACGGCTGCACCGACAATTCACTGGAGGTTTTGGAAAATCTCAATTGCCCGCTTCTGGCCCCGCTGTGGTTTGACGAACCACTGGGCATAGACGTTCCCCGGGCAGTGGGTGCAATGGAAGCGACCCGGCTTGGTGCGGACGGGATACTGTTCATTGACGGTGATATGGCCGGAGCCAGTGAAGAGATGCTTACCAGGCTGGTGCTGGCCGTCCAAAACCAGGGTTTGGACCTGGCCCTGACCAACTGCTACCCGCACAATGCCCGGTATGCTATTCGCCCCCCGGCCGCTTGCCTGCTCAAATTGAGGGAAGAACTCAACCGTCACCTGCAACTGTTTCATCTCATCGGCACCGCCACTCCTTCCCACGGTCCCCATGCCGTTTCCGGCCGGCTGCTCCGGTTGGCTAATCCGACTGATTTTGCCATACCGCCACTGCTGCTGGCCAGGGCCGCCCGGGCAGGACTCGCCATCGGTATAGCCGCCGAAACCACTCACCTGCACCTTGGTTCACCGCTGCGCGGTGCGGAGCATACCCGAAAAATTACCGAAACCATTATTGGTGATTGCCTGTCCGCCCTCCGTGCCAAAAACGACCAAATTGGCCACCGCATGCTGGACGGGCGTGCTTACATCGGCTACCATCACGAAAGACGCTGGGATTTATTGAAACAAGGCTAA
- a CDS encoding ribonuclease H-like YkuK family protein, with protein sequence MFFTSPSKGKLSFEEMMDDVTGYIRGLPSSSYKIIIGTDSMVRDETCFVTAVVIHRLGKGARYFYRKKIQRKIKSLRQKIFYETALSLELGGKIAEYFSASGLAEMPVEVHIDVGNQGQTRELIKEVVGMVVGSGFEAKIKPDAYGASSVADKHTK encoded by the coding sequence GTGTTTTTTACCAGTCCTTCCAAGGGGAAGTTATCGTTTGAGGAAATGATGGATGATGTTACCGGTTATATCAGGGGTTTGCCCAGTTCATCTTACAAAATTATTATCGGTACTGATTCCATGGTCAGGGATGAAACCTGTTTTGTCACCGCCGTTGTAATACACCGTTTGGGCAAAGGGGCCAGGTACTTTTACCGTAAAAAAATACAGCGCAAAATAAAAAGCCTGCGGCAAAAAATATTTTATGAAACAGCCCTCAGCCTGGAACTAGGTGGCAAAATCGCGGAGTATTTTTCCGCCAGCGGTCTTGCGGAAATGCCCGTTGAGGTGCATATTGATGTGGGTAACCAGGGGCAAACCCGGGAACTCATTAAAGAGGTGGTGGGTATGGTGGTGGGCAGCGGGTTTGAAGCTAAGATCAAGCCCGATGCGTACGGTGCCTCCTCGGTGGCGGATAAACACACCAAGTAG